One stretch of Bacteroidota bacterium DNA includes these proteins:
- the hpt gene encoding hypoxanthine phosphoribosyltransferase — translation MAKKTITVNNEKFEPYIDEKKIQARIKLLGKKLSRDYKGRTPIFIGVLNGSFVFFSDLIRQITIECEVDFLKLSSYGDAKVSSGNVHLLKDLNCQVMGRDIVIVEDIIDSGLSIDFIKRMLLAQNPKSFSVVALLYKTKAVKIDFPIEYIGFKIPNDFVVGYGLDYAQKGRNIPAVYKIVEK, via the coding sequence ATGGCAAAAAAAACAATCACCGTTAACAACGAAAAATTTGAACCATACATTGATGAAAAAAAGATACAGGCGCGAATCAAGCTGCTTGGAAAAAAATTAAGCAGGGATTATAAAGGACGCACTCCTATTTTCATCGGTGTGTTGAACGGCTCATTCGTATTCTTTTCTGATCTTATCCGCCAGATCACCATTGAATGCGAAGTGGATTTTCTGAAACTTTCCAGTTACGGCGACGCAAAAGTCTCTTCCGGGAATGTTCACTTATTGAAAGATTTGAATTGCCAGGTGATGGGAAGAGATATTGTTATTGTTGAAGATATCATCGATTCGGGTCTTTCAATCGATTTTATTAAAAGAATGCTCCTTGCACAGAACCCAAAATCGTTTTCCGTTGTTGCATTGTTATACAAAACAAAAGCGGTTAAGATCGACTTCCCGATAGAATATATCGGATTCAAAATCCCGAATGATTTTGTGGTCGGTTATGGATTGGATTACGCCCAAAAAGGTCGGAACATCCCCGCAGTCTATAAAATTGTTGAGAAATAG
- the icd gene encoding NADP-dependent isocitrate dehydrogenase yields the protein MAEKISIHNGKLTVPNNPIIPFIEGDGTGPDIWRSSVRVFDAAVAKAYSGKRKIEWKEVLAGQKAFDKVNNWLPDETIDAFKEYLVGIKGPLTTPIGGGIRSLNVALRQMLDLYVCLRPVMWFKGVPSPVKHPEKVDMVIFRENTEDIYAGIEFAGGSPDAQKILDFLQKEFPKSFEKIRFSTKQKAEEFWKLVGAKDFPSDVNVGVGIKAVSYSGTVRLIHSAISYAIKNNRKSVTIVHKGNIMKYTEGGFREWGYQAAKEFFGAVEIDGGPWCKIPEGKPGAGIVIKDAIADITLQQVLTRPEEFDVIATLNLNGDYLSDALAAQVGGIGIAPGGNINYITGHAIFEATHGTAPKYANQDKVNPGSVVLSGEMMFRYMGWTEAADLIVKGMNGAIGAKSVTYDFARQMEGAKEIKCSAFGDALISHM from the coding sequence ATGGCAGAAAAAATATCTATCCACAATGGCAAATTGACCGTTCCGAATAATCCGATCATTCCATTTATTGAAGGAGATGGCACTGGTCCAGACATTTGGCGATCATCGGTGCGAGTATTTGATGCGGCAGTGGCAAAAGCATACAGTGGAAAACGCAAAATTGAATGGAAAGAAGTTCTTGCCGGACAAAAAGCATTCGACAAAGTGAATAATTGGCTTCCGGACGAAACAATCGATGCATTCAAAGAATATCTTGTCGGCATCAAAGGACCCTTAACAACACCAATCGGCGGCGGGATTCGTTCTCTAAATGTTGCACTTCGTCAAATGCTAGATCTGTATGTCTGTTTGCGTCCTGTGATGTGGTTCAAAGGAGTCCCGTCACCGGTAAAACATCCTGAAAAAGTGGATATGGTAATTTTTCGGGAAAATACAGAAGATATCTATGCTGGAATTGAATTTGCGGGCGGCTCACCGGATGCACAAAAAATTCTCGACTTTCTGCAAAAGGAATTCCCAAAAAGTTTTGAAAAGATCCGATTCAGTACAAAACAAAAGGCAGAAGAATTTTGGAAATTGGTCGGCGCAAAAGATTTTCCGAGCGATGTGAATGTTGGTGTTGGCATTAAAGCTGTCAGTTATTCAGGGACAGTGAGATTGATCCATAGTGCCATTAGCTATGCAATCAAGAACAATCGCAAGAGCGTGACAATTGTTCACAAAGGAAATATCATGAAATACACCGAAGGGGGATTTAGGGAATGGGGTTACCAGGCAGCGAAAGAATTTTTCGGAGCAGTAGAGATCGACGGTGGACCGTGGTGCAAAATTCCGGAAGGAAAACCAGGTGCAGGAATCGTCATTAAAGATGCAATCGCCGATATTACGTTACAGCAAGTACTCACCCGTCCCGAAGAATTTGATGTGATCGCAACATTAAATTTAAATGGCGATTATCTTTCCGACGCACTCGCAGCACAGGTTGGTGGAATTGGAATTGCTCCCGGCGGAAATATCAATTACATCACTGGTCACGCTATATTTGAAGCAACACACGGCACCGCACCTAAATATGCAAATCAGGATAAAGTGAATCCCGGTTCTGTTGTGCTGAGCGGCGAAATGATGTTTCGATACATGGGCTGGACCGAAGCGGCAGACCTGATTGTAAAAGGAATGAATGGTGCGATCGGCGCAAAATCTGTCACATATGATTTTGCCCGCCAGATGGAAGGCGCAAAGGAAATTAAGTGTTCAGCATTCGGCGATGCATTAATTTCACACATGTAA
- a CDS encoding DUF3467 domain-containing protein: MSNQPQPPSQQINIELGEKEAEGIYSNLAIITHSPAEFVIDFTRILPGVPKARVQARLIMTPQHTKLLMSAIRDNIQKYEEKFGEIKIHGEEATNPFGFQIPPKEEKVH, translated from the coding sequence ATGAGCAACCAACCACAACCGCCGTCGCAACAGATCAATATCGAATTAGGGGAAAAGGAAGCCGAAGGAATTTACTCCAACCTTGCAATCATCACGCATTCCCCGGCAGAATTTGTTATTGATTTTACACGGATCCTTCCAGGAGTTCCGAAAGCGCGCGTACAAGCACGCTTGATTATGACTCCGCAACATACTAAGTTATTGATGAGTGCCATTCGCGACAACATTCAAAAATACGAAGAAAAATTTGGGGAAATAAAGATTCACGGGGAAGAAGCAACAAATCCATTCGGTTTTCAAATTCCTCCTAAAGAGGAAAAAGTGCATTGA
- the tilS gene encoding tRNA lysidine(34) synthetase TilS: protein MKQKLTYQQLIRTVQQYVKKKRLLHSSETVIAAVSGGVDSMVMLDLLVTLQETLKLNIVVAHVNYQLRGKASHDDEQFVKKTANHYGLPFYNKRSETKKIAAKKKLSLQETAREIRYSFFESLKHTVNANVIVTAHHKDDNAETMLMNLLRGSGIDGLAGIPPRRDAIVRPLLCVNRNEILRYAKEKKIAFRNDSTNAEDDYTRNFLRNKIIPVLKKRINPSLNETLFHESELFRAAADFTNQETKKIFKEVVSSTEIDIKKISVHHQFIQQSVIRRLLKTLMVDATFSNINSVIELMEQQKGTIVEIQNDWIAERLSQSIIVRKNNTTAAFEYRLDSVGRISTAKFTLSVKKSALPDNKKRLDSSIEYVDAEKVKFPITIRSWKSGDVFFPLGLNGRKKVSDFFGEQKLSGEEKMNVPLVISENNIIWVAGKRLDERYKLTDSTTSTYQLAMKLNGKKNNHR, encoded by the coding sequence ATGAAGCAGAAATTGACATACCAACAGCTCATCCGAACCGTTCAGCAGTATGTGAAGAAAAAAAGATTGCTCCATTCGAGTGAAACGGTGATAGCGGCGGTTAGTGGCGGCGTGGATTCAATGGTGATGCTGGATTTGCTTGTAACCCTGCAAGAGACTCTGAAATTGAACATCGTCGTTGCCCATGTCAACTATCAGCTGCGAGGAAAAGCATCACACGATGACGAACAATTCGTAAAGAAAACGGCAAATCACTACGGACTCCCCTTCTATAATAAGAGAAGTGAAACCAAGAAGATTGCCGCCAAAAAAAAATTATCGTTACAAGAAACTGCACGAGAAATTCGATATTCGTTCTTTGAGAGTTTGAAACACACTGTAAATGCAAACGTGATAGTTACGGCACATCATAAAGATGACAATGCCGAAACGATGCTCATGAATCTATTGAGAGGAAGTGGAATAGACGGTTTAGCCGGTATTCCACCTCGACGTGATGCGATTGTTCGACCGTTGTTGTGTGTAAACCGTAACGAGATTTTACGATACGCAAAAGAGAAAAAGATCGCATTCAGAAATGATTCTACTAATGCAGAAGATGATTATACTCGTAACTTTCTGCGAAATAAGATCATTCCAGTATTGAAGAAAAGGATCAATCCTTCGCTGAATGAGACACTGTTTCATGAGTCGGAACTCTTCCGGGCTGCTGCAGATTTTACGAATCAAGAGACAAAAAAGATTTTTAAAGAAGTCGTTTCCTCTACGGAAATAGATATCAAAAAAATCTCGGTGCATCATCAATTCATCCAACAGTCGGTTATTCGCCGCTTGTTGAAAACATTGATGGTTGATGCTACATTCAGCAATATCAATTCTGTTATAGAATTGATGGAACAACAAAAAGGGACAATCGTCGAAATACAAAACGATTGGATTGCAGAGCGTCTTTCACAAAGCATCATTGTGCGGAAGAATAACACTACTGCAGCTTTCGAATACAGGTTAGACAGTGTGGGAAGAATTTCCACGGCAAAATTTACACTCTCTGTAAAAAAGTCTGCACTTCCTGACAATAAAAAACGTCTCGATTCGTCTATAGAGTATGTTGATGCGGAAAAAGTGAAATTTCCTATAACCATCCGATCATGGAAAAGCGGCGATGTTTTTTTCCCTCTTGGATTGAACGGACGAAAGAAAGTAAGCGACTTTTTTGGTGAACAAAAATTATCTGGAGAAGAAAAGATGAACGTTCCGCTTGTCATCAGCGAGAACAATATCATCTGGGTGGCTGGGAAACGATTAGATGAGCGCTACAAATTAACCGATTCTACAACATCAACATATCAACTGGCGATGAAACTCAATGGCAAAAAAAACAATCACCGTTAA
- a CDS encoding HIT family protein: MSTIFTKIINREIPSEILYETDNVISIIDIMPIHYGHALIIPKKEYRNFLEVPEVELGELMIVTQKVAKSLVKTFNLEGFNFFANNGEVAGQSVFHFHIHVTPRYSNDNISFNLNLKKYTEGQMKEVADKIRANID, from the coding sequence ATGAGTACAATCTTTACGAAGATCATCAATCGCGAAATTCCCTCCGAAATTCTTTACGAAACGGATAACGTTATCTCTATAATAGATATTATGCCGATCCACTATGGGCATGCTCTGATTATTCCCAAAAAAGAGTATAGGAATTTTTTGGAAGTTCCTGAAGTGGAACTGGGCGAATTAATGATTGTGACGCAAAAAGTTGCAAAATCATTGGTAAAAACATTCAATCTAGAAGGATTCAATTTTTTTGCCAACAACGGCGAAGTTGCCGGACAATCCGTATTTCATTTTCACATTCACGTAACACCGCGCTATTCCAACGACAATATCTCCTTTAATCTAAACTTGAAGAAGTATACCGAAGGACAGATGAAAGAAGTGGCGGATAAAATTCGCGCGAATATTGATTAA
- a CDS encoding tetratricopeptide repeat protein, whose product MKKIIVYGMLVISAASLALMGFQCSSAEMTSAKLYIQRKEFSNAEAQLLKEVAKNPKNEEAWFMIGQIRMELKNYKGMKDAFVEASKVGSKFKKDIETQTLGTWARLFNQGVEELNKAQDSTGFDLAIATYSLANYVMPESLTNQQNLGLAYYRKGDFESAIQPLTISAEKGKSLFAIKVLSNIFLVRANEFKSKFVEQNRVAIEELKNLGQVREKVKAADVKYYLGEPNDISKETKGKGKQAVVVKEIWKYTKYNLDVTIEDELVSVVNFSTPYKGNIDSSNHYLSVAEYAKAIVVLKNGAVLYPEEPEISENLMNAYIGAERNEEARELLVDRVKRYPNSKFDRYNYGVFLLKDNKYEESVNEFKAVLEIDPAFSSAVYNLAATYVNWGVAEQERLKKEKKDDDKSYQEKYKFAIPYLEKVIVDKPTDIQIWELLGQVYANLGEVDKANSAYKKADEIRSGKN is encoded by the coding sequence ATGAAAAAAATTATTGTCTATGGTATGCTTGTCATCAGCGCGGCATCGCTTGCATTAATGGGCTTTCAATGCTCATCTGCCGAAATGACAAGTGCGAAACTGTACATTCAACGAAAAGAATTTTCAAATGCTGAAGCACAATTATTGAAGGAAGTTGCAAAGAATCCGAAAAATGAAGAAGCATGGTTTATGATTGGTCAGATCCGAATGGAACTGAAAAACTACAAAGGAATGAAGGATGCATTTGTTGAAGCATCCAAAGTGGGATCAAAGTTTAAGAAAGATATTGAAACACAGACACTTGGGACATGGGCACGTTTGTTCAATCAAGGCGTTGAAGAATTAAATAAAGCACAAGATTCGACAGGATTCGATTTAGCGATCGCAACATATTCCTTGGCAAATTACGTGATGCCGGAAAGTCTTACCAATCAACAGAATTTAGGTCTGGCGTATTATCGAAAAGGTGATTTCGAAAGTGCCATTCAACCATTGACTATCTCCGCAGAAAAAGGAAAATCGCTTTTTGCAATCAAAGTATTGAGTAATATCTTTTTAGTTCGTGCCAATGAATTTAAATCGAAGTTTGTTGAACAAAATCGTGTTGCCATTGAAGAATTAAAAAACCTCGGTCAAGTTCGTGAAAAAGTAAAAGCTGCCGATGTAAAATATTATCTTGGTGAACCAAACGATATCAGCAAAGAGACAAAAGGAAAAGGGAAGCAGGCAGTTGTTGTAAAAGAAATCTGGAAGTATACTAAATATAACCTTGATGTGACGATTGAGGATGAGCTTGTGAGCGTAGTTAACTTCTCAACACCGTATAAGGGAAACATCGATTCGTCAAATCATTATCTTTCCGTGGCAGAATATGCGAAAGCCATCGTCGTTCTGAAAAACGGCGCTGTATTGTATCCGGAAGAACCGGAGATTTCCGAAAATCTCATGAATGCATATATTGGTGCTGAACGAAACGAAGAAGCACGCGAATTGTTGGTTGATCGTGTAAAACGATATCCGAACAGCAAATTCGATCGTTATAACTACGGAGTATTCCTCTTAAAAGACAATAAGTATGAAGAATCGGTGAATGAATTTAAAGCGGTTCTTGAGATTGATCCTGCGTTTAGTTCTGCCGTCTATAACCTTGCAGCAACGTATGTGAACTGGGGAGTTGCAGAGCAAGAACGATTGAAAAAAGAAAAGAAGGACGACGATAAGTCGTACCAGGAGAAATACAAATTCGCCATTCCATATTTGGAAAAGGTTATTGTGGATAAACCGACCGATATTCAGATCTGGGAATTGTTAGGCCAGGTATATGCCAATCTTGGTGAAGTTGATAAAGCGAATAGTGCATACAAAAAAGCAGATGAAATCCGTTCTGGTAAAAACTAA